From the genome of Nicotiana tabacum cultivar K326 chromosome 17, ASM71507v2, whole genome shotgun sequence:
GCACAAGCTTTGACATTTGGAATTAAGGGTGTAAAAGAGCATGCTACTTTTCTTCGCGAAGTTTACCATGCTCAGGAAATTCGGAGGAAATTGCTTCTAAATCTCATGATTTCTGATGTGCCTGGTATGATTTTCTTTTAGAGGTTCTTGTTAAGAACGATATAGGTTAATTTCACGAATGTTTATCGAACTTCACCTATTATATACAATATACTCATGATTAATCGTTTATCACATTAAAATAACTGAACTATGTCAGAATTGCTCAAAAAATACAAATGACCATAAAGCCGAATTTTCATCCCCAGTTATGACATGTCACTTGCCACATGAGGCTTTGTCATCCGTAAATTCCGCGTCAGAAAATAAAAGAGTTTTATGTTAATGAAGGACTTCTAACGTGGAATTTATAGAGTGACAAAGCGCTGATGTAGGGATTGAGGTGTCATAATCTGGTGTCAAGAAATTTGAGCCTTTCCATCATTTGTAGTTTTTGAGCATATCAGACATAGTTCAGTTATTTTATACTGATAGTTTTGTGACTTTACTGTTGTAGTGGGTGACATGTGAAAATAAACCAGAACAATGTGATATGTGAAGTATATTATAGACTGATTTCTAACTTTTGGTCATGGCTGAGACAGGAGTTACAGAGGAAGAAAAGCGTCGACTCTTACATTGTGTTGTAGTTGGAGGTGGACCAACAGGAGTTGAGTTCAGTGGTGAACTTAGTGACTTTATCCTGAGGGATGTTCATCAAAGATATTCTCATGTCAAAGACTATATTCGCGTTACATTGATTGAGGCAAGCTTGTTCCAATTTCTATAATTGTTATTATAGTTACTTGTTTGCTAGAAAGGAGTTCTGCTTATATTTAATTATGCTTTGTATTCTTAACTTGACAGGCTAATGAGATATTGTCCTCGTTTGATGATCGTTTACGTGTATATGCAACCAAACAGTTGACTAAGGTGAGATACTGATTAAAAGGGTATGTGAATTTTCTGTTACtgtgttataatatatgttaaaGGATAAATAGAACGTGCGCACACACAGAGTCAAATTGAGATGCATTTGGTAAAGAAGTGTTATCTTAGAATTCTTAAAGTGCATCATTCTACCTAGCATCCGAGAAATGTATCATTTATTTTTGTTAGTGCATGTATTCCTTTATATTATCCAAATTGAATTTCTGGATCCTATTTTTTGTTAATGTCTTAGTTTTCAGTCAGGAGTTCGTCTAGTACGAGGCCTCGTACAAGATGTGCAACCTGAGAAGATAATTCTTAGTGATGGCACAGATGTTCCATATGGTCTGTTAGTTTGGTCTACTGGTGTTGGACCTTCACCTTTTGTAAATTCACTGGATATACCAAAAGCTAAAGGGAGGTAAGTAGAGATTTCATGTTACAAGTTCTTACCTTCTTGTATTTTAACCTTCTATTATATTACTAGTAAAGGCCTTTAGACTTGACCAATAAGATATATAGGTAATAAACATAGCTGGATATTTGGCTCATTGCTATATGTTACTATGATTTTTCCATCTGTCCTATTTCCGAAAGTAGACTTTGCCTGTATTGTTTTACTCATCAGTTTTGGTGCTTTAACAGGATTGGAATTGATGAATGGTTACGCGTCCCATCGGTACAGGATGTCTTCTCAATTGGTGACTGCAGTGGTTTTCTTGAAAGTACAGGCAAACAAGTTCTTCCAGCTTTGGCACAAGTAAGTTAAAGGGATGCAGGCAAACTGCTACACCTCAATCTCAAGCTTGTTGGTCGGAAATTATTTAATGCATATCGTCATATAAACAAATACTGATATTTTTGCCAGCCAAAGAAATATTCAAAATGTTCAACCCTCCTCAGGCTAAAGAATGATCAAAAGCTGGGGTGGAGCTACATAAAACGAAGGGAGTTCGATTGAAATCTCCTTTCCTCGAAAAATTATACTATGCAATAGGGTAAAGATaattatatatgcatctatgtaAATTGTTGAATGTCTTGACATAAGGGAAGTTTGTAGTCCAATGGTAATGGTGGCTCTAAAATTTTGTGTTAGGTCATGTGTGGCATTCTTACATTTTGTTTGAACCTCTTTATTAGAATTCCCGACTCCGCCACTGTCTACAACATTAGATATTTTAGGTTTTGTATCGTTATGTTAATCGAATTTGTGGCGACATATGGTGTCTGCATTGTTGATTATGAGATGTTGTGAAGGTGAAGTTGAAGAGGTAACCACTTTTTTATTTAGCTCTTTGTGTAGCATATTGTTTATTGGATATGAAAAGGTGAACCTTGGAGCAATGATAAAGCTGTTTCTATGTGCCTATAGGTaagggttcgagccgtgaaagcagtcactaatgcttgcatttgGATAGGTTGTCTACAATACATCACAACCCTAGGGGTTCGACCCTTTTCCGAACCCTGTATGAACGCGGGATGCTTTGACATCCTATAATTGTTTTGACATACTTGTGTTTGAGTAAATTATCTCTAATTGTGTTATGATGTCTGGTGTATTCGATCAGGTCGCGGAGCAGCAGGGAAAATATCTAGCAAGTATGATAAACAGGATGGGCAAAGAAGATGGAGGACATGCCAATTCTGCAAAAAACATGAATGTGGGAAATCCATTTATTTATAAACACTTGGGAAGCATGGCTACTATTGGCAGATACAAGGCCCTTGTGGACCTTAGAGAGAGCAAGGTTTTCTCACTTTCTATATATGAGTTTAATTCTTAGGGCCATTTGCACAAATGGCCTTTTTTTAGGCAACTCCTTAAATTTTGTTCCTCGTAAGCCTAGTGGactaaatttgaaaaaaaaataaaaatgggattCATCCAACTACTTTAGCGGCAAAGTTTTGGCGATTGGGTTAACTGGGGACAGAATTTAAAGAGTTGCCTCAAAAAAGGTCATATGGT
Proteins encoded in this window:
- the LOC107804926 gene encoding internal alternative NAD(P)H-ubiquinone oxidoreductase A1, mitochondrial-like, which produces MPWFKNLIKISTTILNQPSSKSITPFASAPLTQFFLQFTKDYSTNIGSKHAGLEPTKTEEKPRIVVLGSGWGGCRLMKDIDTNIYDVVCVSPRNHMVFTPLLASTCVGTLEFRSVTEHIGRIQPAISREPSSYFFLANCTGIDFDKHMVQCQTVTKGVETLEPWNFNISYDKLVIASGAQALTFGIKGVKEHATFLREVYHAQEIRRKLLLNLMISDVPGVTEEEKRRLLHCVVVGGGPTGVEFSGELSDFILRDVHQRYSHVKDYIRVTLIEANEILSSFDDRLRVYATKQLTKSGVRLVRGLVQDVQPEKIILSDGTDVPYGLLVWSTGVGPSPFVNSLDIPKAKGRIGIDEWLRVPSVQDVFSIGDCSGFLESTGKQVLPALAQVAEQQGKYLASMINRMGKEDGGHANSAKNMNVGNPFIYKHLGSMATIGRYKALVDLRESKEAKGVSIAGFTSLLVWRSAYLTRVVSWRNRFYVLINWLTTLIFGRDISRI